The Gouania willdenowi chromosome 3, fGouWil2.1, whole genome shotgun sequence genome includes the window aaaaatccTCTTCATGAAAAGGTATTTCAGGCGTCAGGTAACATCTATTGCTAATTCTCACGAACACAAATGGTAAATGAAGTAAACAATCTTCCAGAAGCTCCATCACTCCCGTTGGCCAAAATCCTTACATTCAATCTTCCAGCGTCAGTGTCACATGACATGTCAAATTCAGCCAATACCTGTGCACTTGTGTCTTACACCATCTGACCTGTTAGCTACCAACATGGCTCATATCAAACGGTTAATAAAGTTGGTTAAAATTGAAACTCCTGAAAAACAAAGACTGATAAgtagtttattatttttgtgaagACTAATTAGAGCGACGAAAAACCCTTACGTGTTCCAGAAATATTTGAAGAAATCCTGAATAGTAATCTTTGTTTTCTCCAGCATAATGCTGATGAATGGAATGCTGCAAGAAAACAGAATGCTGAACTCTGAACGCCTGCCTTGGAAAGTGCTTTATCACATCTGGCATTGGATATGGAATTTTAGCTACCTCAGATTTCTACTTGTATACAACATACTTGCTGCAACACAACTTCATTGTTCTCCACAAAACAGTTTAGCATATGTGGGGCCTTCCTGGTTAAATACAGCttgaaactaaaagaaaattAAACTGGATGCAGAAAATGAGAAGAAACACTCTGTAACCAAATATCCCTTTGATGGTCTCTCTTACTTGtgttatcaattttttttcaaccaaaacTTTGTTCTAGAAGTATATGAGAACGAAACGGGTAAATACTATGAATGTGACTCCTGCTACATCTGACTGCATCAAattctttaaaacaaatgtgattATCCCATGATTAGATATGTAGCCTTTATCCAGCACTAAAGAACAAAGTTCTATGTAGATACTATGAGCACATTTCagaaaagcaataaaacaaaggaagaaacctttttttttaaagggcctTTAAGCTTTTTGTATTTTGACTTCAATGGgattattgtaaaaaaattttaaattattagatttaattttaaatttaaatctaaatgaatcCTTTGGTTACATAAAAATGATTATGCGTTATAAGTGAACCACAAAAAAGTTAAATGTCCTTCACtgttggtaataataataataataataataataataataataataataataataataataataataataattcattttatttataagcacttttgaaaaaaactcaaagacactttacagttaaaacaattacacacaagtccgaaaagaaacaacaaaggtaaataCAGGGAATAAGTAACAATCATAAGTTAAAAGTTAGTTTAAAAAGGTGAGTTTTGATGAGTGATTTGAATGTTGGAGGGTCGGCACAGTGTTGAATGTGTGCAGGGAGTTAGTTCCAGAGGGAGGGGCCAGCTATGGAGAAGGCTCTGTCCCCCCAGGTTCAGTGCTTGGtcaaaaacaaaggtagaaatagccTCTAGTCCTACAACTCATTTTTCAGCACACTTTGTACAACTGAAACAGTTAAAAGCAAAGATTATAGAAATGCTTTTGTGTATGATATTTACCTAAAATCTGTGTGTATcagaaaataaaagctttgccTGCGAGAAGCTGTGAGTACACAGGAGCATCCTTCACTCAGAATTATTGCTGCTAAAGGTTGCTCTCAGCGGGATGTCTCATCTCTGGATTTTCCTCCTGTGCTGCACAGTCACCTTAGTTCAATGTGTTCTTTCACCACACTTCACAGGGTACATGGCGTTTCTAGCAaacagcagacacacacagcagtcacaaaaaaaaaaaaaaaaagcagccgACCTTTCCTAACAACTTTGACTAATCTCTGTGGAATGTTTCAGTGACTGGTTTTTGGCGGATGTGAGGTCCACCAATGTTGTTTCTTGAAAGCAGTGATTCTGGTCTCTGAGGAAATTCTCCTGggattaatttgtattttaaaaaaaaaatgtgtcaagcTTCCAACCAAAAGTCTAAGGGCTTCTACAGGAACTAAGTTTGTCTGAGTACTAAAAAGAATAACGATTTGAACAAAATGTGACACTCTGCTATCCATAACACTATCCAATAATGTATTGCTAAACGTGCAACAATTATCCAATTCATTATGCTATATAAAGTGAATGGCACACATattatttcatcatattttagaTAGAAAGTTAAACAATCATCCTTGTTGATCTGTTGGATATAGCAAGTCTgacttatttattatatttacagttattCACTTATAACATCACTGTACGCAGAGTTACATTACTGACAATTAAAAGGTATCTTATTtgtgggtaaaaaaaaagaatttttattacattttcagttaatgagttttttcatgattaaATCTGGGTTGTATGAATCAAATCTAAGTTGAGTGGCTTTTGAGGTGATATTCTATCCTTGATCAAAGCCACTCAACCTTCCTTAGACTCATATCACATGGAACTCATTAACTGAAAATTGGATTTACAATAGAAGTCTTTATaggaattcattttaaaatgataaagtaatTAATAAGGGCTGTTTTATATCCTTATATGATCATATTATTTAAATCTATGTTTGATTAAGTTGGTTAAGTCTATTGACTGTAAGCctaaacatgtatttttaaaaataactgatTCTCACTCACAATATACTTGGTtaaacaaagggtttttttttgtttgtttgtttttttttatttaatgcatGGCAATGTTGTAACAAGCCCTGCATTATCTTGTATCTGAATATATTTGTATAGtaatgtttacattgaaaaCCTCATGCAATCTTAGCTGCTGCTGGTCAGGAAACATCACTAGCACTAGGGCCATGTGGGACcttcaaaaaagaagaagaaaaaagtttgagaTTTCTTCACAGACCATTGTAAGTAATCAGGCAAATAGAAGTTTGCAGTCGACCAGCACAGAGGCACCTCTTTCTTGGAGCCAGAGAGGAAAGCTTACAGGCAAGCAAACAGAGCAACAAGAAGTCAGGACATAAACTAAGAGGATTTACACATGGTAACACCACCAGCAAGTATTTTAAAGCCCACTGTCCTACTCGTGGATGGGATTGCATCTGAATGTACGTTTAACTTTTTCTAGTGGTTGCAGTAAGGAGCTGCAGATGAATTCGACCACGGATTTGCTTTTGAACGTTACATCTGTCTTAACGTACACAGTAAAGCAGCGCTCGTGGAAAGAGGAAACACATGCTTTATTGACGGAGCCACAGGTGGTTTGAGTTTGAGCTGCTAGTGAACTGGAGGGATTTCCTTTGCTGTGATTCGAGGAGACTTTGGAACCAGTATGTTGCCTACTTTTATAGCTTGTTTAGTAGTTATCCTGCTAGGCTTGGGGCAGACTCAAGTTGATACACAAAGTCAGGGGCAAAGCCAGAGCCGGGGTCAGGAGCAGGACAGCTCGGCCACCCCTTGGAGGCAAATGATCCAATGGGAGAACAATGGTCAAGTGTTTAGCCTGCTGAACAGTGGAACTGAATATGTTCCTGTTGGGGCAGGAGCGCGGGACAATGTTCCCAGGGTATATGTGGCAGATGCTCGTCCACGATCTCCACGAAGACCTCAAGGAGGTAATGTCCGCAGACAGGCTCCATCCAGAGGATCCTCTGAAACTGTTCGCGGTCAAGCAAGGCATCCATTTGGCTTTGGGCAAGTGCCTGATAGTTGGAGGCAAACTGCAGGCAGCTCAGTTGGTGGTCAGTTTCAAGGAACTTCCAGCAGTCGTTTTAGACCATCTACGGggtcatcttcatcatcaagtGCCTCATTTTCTTCATCTCAATATAGTGTACCATTTTATCCACAGCAACCAATTCCTCAGCAGCCTCCCTATCAAGCAATACCATATGACCAAAGTTTTGCTGAAGCACCAGTCAGAAGCTTTGAGCCACCTTTTCAGCCTGTTGGTGGTGGAGCttatggtggtggtggtggtggtggataCAGTGCTGGGCCAGGGTATGTTGCAGGTGGATATGGAGGGGTTCCAGCCCCTTTGTTCCCAGGGTCTCCTGCTGACTTTACAGATGATGGCTATCGATTTTATCAACCCTATGGCTATGGGCCGAACCCTGTGGTGCCCGCACAGGCTGCACAGCCACCTTTTGCAGATGGCCTAGACCACAGATATACCCACAGCTTATTCAATCAAGATTCTGCTCCCGCCATTCCCCCCTCAGGTGCCAACCAGGCCCCTCTTGTAACAGAGGACCAGCCTGGACCCGCTGGTCGATCAGCAGTCAGAAGCCCCCAGTATGAACAGTTTCCTCCATTTGGAAGACCCCAGCCTCCATTTCTACAACCTGTTTCTTCAGGAAGAAATTCCCCAAACTCGGCTCTTGACAGCCCCGGTATGAATGCCGGGAGTGTTTATAGACCACAACAAAGAGGTACAGTAAGACTTGTTTTGCTCTGTTTTGTTGGAGCGTATTAGTGCTCAAAAGCTATTAAGTGATGAAGCTTCTATATTTGCATTCCAagctaaaataaagtgcatttcCACTTTTACACTATGGCAATCAagttatttaaaagaaaagtggCCTAACATCTGATCATTGTTACAGTTTCACATGGAATTAGACAATTCTAGTTAGTCACTTCAACTGCATAACATCTACACCATCCCTTCCTCCCATTTTTTCCAAAGCATCAAAACTGAAGCAATCAAAATATAACTGTTGCGAAATATCAGACCTTAACAAAGCAAATTGAACTCAAAGATGTAACCAGTGAAAATTGAAACCAGGTGTGGAGAAAACACTACCAGACTGTGCAAGAAGAGACACAAAAacctctgtgtttttttttttctttttcttggttTAGTAATGTAGTGATCTCATAGATTGAAGGTGGTGACAGTAGGTTGTAGTCAGAGAAAGGGTTGACAAGGGAGGGTGATACACTGTTTTACTCCTCCCATTAAGGGGGAGAACACATGGAAAGCCCCCTTTAACACATGGGATCTGTTGTCTCAGCAACAGGAAATGAAATCATGTTTAGCTCAGGCTCACGGTAGACGTTTCAAACCAAGCAGCATTAAGTTTTATGAGTGTTTGCGGAGAGTTTCTTTGCATGCGTTCACAATTTCTCACCCTTATTTTTTACCAGCTACTACTGTGTCAGAAAGTGAGGGGTTTTTCAGCCTTACACTAACACTAAAAGAGTGGTTTTAAACCAAACCAAAATATTGTCCTTCTTAGCAAAACACTTCTCAATGGGTTTGTTTCTCTCAGTAATCATTGTGATAAAGATCAAGCCAATAAAAGATGTTTTAAAACTGACAATTTTATTGCAGTGCTGCTCAGCAAGGCATTCGGCTGTTgcagtaatgtaacaaaagttgTGATGCATGAGATTGGAATCTTATCAAATTGATGTAGGAATACACAGTGGTTTGTTACAACATTTTTTCAGACATAAGCCCGAATTGTTGCATAGACAAGCCCACAAataattcagtgtttttcaatcttttgCCAAACAAAGCCCACCTTATGCATTGAAAAACCCCATGCAGAGTATGATATACCACCATATTCCACCACCTGTCACTCATCTATAGTCATTTGAACCAATTGAGTTTTGCAGTTCCAACCATCATACAGGTAATTCCATCGGTGAGAGGGCTAGCATTAAATTCTAGCATTGACATATTATTTTATCCTGAATCGCGAAAGCCGCCCACGATATCTTTTTACTAGATAAAGTCATAGTTTATTACTCAAAGACCAATGAATCCAACATAATTAACTTCCAAAGGAAAAGAAATAGATTGAAATTGCTACTCGAAAATTTGTTTTGGTAAAAATTCTGAAAACTCTAAAaattgcacattgcattgtgggatatggagtcccatagacagatgcaatgaagcattttattttcccgtaaaatcttctgttttttttttttttttttttggtaaacaaTGAGGACAGTGTTTCGcatgacaccatttttgttctagtttgttcccagtatgcACCTCTCTACATCCTAGAATGCAATGCACAAGTTATTGATCAATAAGGCCATATTATGTGGATTTATCTAATAAAATGTTTTCGTGTCCAGCAGTTTTAAGTGTAAAAGATCAAAATGTGGTCGAAGATGTTCTATGTTAGTCATTTCAAACACTTAATTCTTCTAGAGGGATTACGATGTTTCACTTCACAAACCAATATCAGATTGTAGTAAAAACTTGCAAGCCCAATATGCAAACGGTGCCAAGAGGGATTAAACAAATAGattaacctatttttttttaaacaaaattgaAGGGAAAcggtacctttttttttttttttttttttttatcaaactacCAAACATTAAGCATGGGACTGGTTTAATGCATTTTGGTAATTATTTTTACAATCAAATTTGTACCAGATTATCATAAACCATTGACATGATAACTGAAATATAAATAGGATCTACAATTTTAGCTTCAATCAAGATATTTTATGGTTTAGAAGAAGTTTAATAAGAAGCTgtgaaatacttttttaatgaatgttGAGTGTGCAGTGTGTTTAAATGTCAGATCCTGGTATAGTTTCTAAGTTTCAAGTGTTTTCATCTGTATACAGCTCCATATAGCACAGCTGTCTAGAAAAGGGGCTTATGGTTCTTTTGTCATCCTGTTCaagattatattttaaaatgccTGGCAGGATTCAGTTTCTTTTCCTCCATGCCCCACTTGCAGTGTAATGTGCTGCAGCTTTGTCCCATGCTCTTGAGAGCAGATCAGCTTTGGTTTCTCAATACACTTTATCCCTGTGAAAGAGACCTACTTTCACTTTTCAAAAGATTAGAGGGCACAGAACAAAGATTTCTGAGGGTGAGGGGGGGATCTGAGTGCGCTGCTGTGTTTCACACTGGTTTACAGTATTTGCATGGTTTGCTTCAAAAAGGTTCCCCATCCTATGTCAGCCACAGAGAGTGATAGAAGTCTGATGGGATGTTTACACAGCTCCCACAAAGAAAAAGCTTGTATTTAGACTTGGAAATGGAGCTTCACCTGGATTTTGAATGTggtgcacatactgtataaagtGGTGACAATTTTCTTCTACAATTCTACAATTCcatttagcagacacttttatccaaagtgacgtacaacacgagcagttagggttaagggactttctcaacatcccacagtgatggcccaagTTGGATACAAACTGGTGATCTGCCAATTgcaagtaaatttcctgaaccGATACGCCCCAACTGCAActtctgaaagaaaaaaaaaagcttaaggGCACATGatgcattttaaaattttttctaaaatgtattatttaatttctgatCTGTTTTTTGGAGCATGACCATATATAATTTGCGACGCAAGAGAGACAACTTTGCGAGGCTCCATTCACCTTTACTGGAGCCTGAAAGCTCACACTGACACCACCTATGGAGACACCATCAAAGTTATTATCACAACACTCACTACACTCCAAAGACGCCTT containing:
- the loxl1 gene encoding lysyl oxidase homolog 1, with protein sequence MLPTFIACLVVILLGLGQTQVDTQSQGQSQSRGQEQDSSATPWRQMIQWENNGQVFSLLNSGTEYVPVGAGARDNVPRVYVADARPRSPRRPQGGNVRRQAPSRGSSETVRGQARHPFGFGQVPDSWRQTAGSSVGGQFQGTSSSRFRPSTGSSSSSSASFSSSQYSVPFYPQQPIPQQPPYQAIPYDQSFAEAPVRSFEPPFQPVGGGAYGGGGGGGYSAGPGYVAGGYGGVPAPLFPGSPADFTDDGYRFYQPYGYGPNPVVPAQAAQPPFADGLDHRYTHSLFNQDSAPAIPPSGANQAPLVTEDQPGPAGRSAVRSPQYEQFPPFGRPQPPFLQPVSSGRNSPNSALDSPGMNAGSVYRPQQRGLPDLVPDPNYVQASTYIQRAHMYSLRCAAEEKCLSSSAYTSETTDYEVRVLLRFPQRVKNKGTADFMPNRPRHTWEWHSCHQHYHSMDEFSHYDLLEVSTGRKVAEGHKASFCLEDTTCDFGHLKRYACTAHTQGLSPGCYDTYNADIDCQWIDITDIQPGNYILKLQVNPKFLVLESDFTNNVVRCNIHYTGRFVTTTNCKLAQS